One Terriglobia bacterium genomic region harbors:
- a CDS encoding DUF11 domain-containing protein, translating to MKLLNIIALSALTLCASTHPTFNEARSRPAIRITSGDVFTWGNNFYGQLGDGTNADKFSGVDVVIDGLGQPLTNVLSVAAGGGSTYVLKSDGTVWAWGSNQRGQLGDGTATDSLAPVQVQGLSGVIAVAAGLSHAVAIKGDGTVWAWGSNTDGQLGDGSNSDSFTPVQVNGLTGVTAVAAGSAHTLALKGDGTVLAWGSNASLQLAFEPAGIEPLPVVAFTGAVAIAAGEGHSVAVKNDGTVWAWGDSVLVGSVYSPGPTPSQVAGLSGVTAVASHGSHTVALKSDGTVWTWGNNQFGQLGNGTNDPIGRTNSRSHTPAAQVNALNNVIAVTAGMNHTLALMGDGTVWAWGTYLAGNPADNQPTVENDLPVQVSGLANVAAVASGYNHAIAMINTPPPPPAPMLSYSGETGYGTDGVNPDTGTASTVFTFKTVYSHTGNLTPTSVNVCIDGACSAMSQDTAATDPVLRNGNFTDGEQYTFTTTLAVGSHTYHFEASDGAIGGRLPATGELAGPTVIDFSIITPAVAEGAEGAPYGLALSASGGTGPYTWSAPGFLVGFRIDAATGILSNPSPLEGIYTFTVFVTDANGLTAITSILITINAFITPPPEQAFNIIDLGTLGGQASAVTAMNGSGQVVGYSYTATGATHAFIYSNGVMTDLGTLPGGTYIIPSAINDSGQVVGYSMTAAGVAHAFLYSNGVMADLGTFGGRDSFATAINNSGQVTGWSFTADGSTHAFLYSSSVGMTDLGTLGGPDSTAYAINNSGQVVGAANKSTGGFHAFLYGTSGMTDLGTLGGGLFGHSEAHAINDLGQVMGQSTAASNPQHAFFYDRGVMNDIGAGGLSSFAVAMNSSGQVVGRVDKGTGGYHAFLYNQGAMIDLGTLGGARSWAIAVNGSGTTVGASTTANGQRAFIYRNGVMKAISSTSPAWQSLDSAVTVNDNGQIAGNGRINGQGHAFMFVAAPLPGPDLSVRKLSGKTTAGVGETVHYTIEVSNGTNADATYGEIMMTDTLPVGLTIDSTTLGNLRVPLLPGELMPFCTVSVSPQVLTCTWAYSSVQNQLPPGGTWTLEYDAVVDTSVLPTGQSSATLTNTATVTACTPTSSPCTALAEPNLADNTATATITVSAPDLAVRKLSDKATAGVGETVHYTIEVSNGPTSGTASGVFTLTDTLPAGLTINSATPGNPRTPLIAGEPLPTCTVSGTPQVLTCTWITASTLQQMLLPGGKWTVEYDAVIDAAALPAGQASAPLTNTATVTACPPNPRCVAFAEPNLSDNTTTATITVTAANNFSIAMSPLVASLTQGATTTFTITTALTSGVAENVSLAVSGFPPGVTGSFSPASVTAGGSSTLTLVVSTLTTGGTATITVTGTSASSTHTATASLTVSARNIATVIGPAGPITITSPPGTSLHAVSVSPALGQLPPGVQFPYGMIAFSVAGVSPGGTITVTISLPGPANSYWKILGPSGQFMRVQNAVFSGNNVILTLTDGFAPFDADRIANGEIVDPGAPGIQNLPPTVIAGANQIIDATAPPGASVNFSGSGSAPDGGTLAFSWNGSCGSASNGVATLTCPLGVNNMTLTVNDGHGGVASAEVSIIVLGPLGIKQSVLSAISALRATVADKEDRQKLDEVIRRLTKSLDGGYWNDPTHLKTKLGERVFNEDKESIDKLGELIRDKKSNIPDAVLQVFINRLINANRLLALVVIADAQQQQEADPASLNKANEEVLKGDKALAKGNYDDAMDHYLHAWKQVLWRPGLGRD from the coding sequence ATGAAGTTGCTGAATATCATTGCTCTCTCTGCCCTCACGCTGTGCGCCAGCACCCACCCCACCTTCAACGAGGCCAGATCCCGTCCGGCCATTAGGATAACGAGCGGGGACGTTTTCACTTGGGGCAATAACTTTTACGGCCAGCTCGGCGACGGAACGAACGCCGATAAATTTTCTGGTGTGGATGTGGTGATCGACGGTTTGGGCCAGCCTCTTACCAATGTTTTGTCCGTGGCCGCAGGCGGGGGCTCCACTTATGTGCTCAAGAGCGATGGCACGGTTTGGGCGTGGGGCTCTAACCAGCGAGGTCAGTTGGGCGACGGTACAGCCACTGATAGCTTAGCACCCGTTCAGGTGCAGGGCCTTAGCGGGGTGATCGCAGTGGCTGCGGGTTTATCGCATGCCGTGGCCATCAAAGGCGATGGAACCGTCTGGGCCTGGGGCAGTAACACCGATGGCCAACTCGGTGACGGGTCAAACTCTGATAGTTTTACTCCCGTCCAGGTGAATGGGCTTACTGGTGTAACCGCAGTGGCCGCAGGATCCGCTCATACCCTCGCCCTCAAGGGCGACGGTACGGTCCTGGCTTGGGGATCCAATGCCTCCCTGCAACTCGCTTTCGAACCGGCCGGAATAGAACCTCTGCCTGTAGTCGCGTTCACTGGCGCCGTCGCCATAGCCGCAGGCGAAGGGCATTCCGTTGCCGTCAAAAACGACGGGACGGTCTGGGCCTGGGGAGATTCCGTGTTAGTGGGGAGCGTCTATTCCCCCGGCCCGACTCCCTCTCAGGTGGCCGGACTGAGTGGTGTGACCGCCGTGGCCAGTCACGGCAGTCATACCGTGGCCCTCAAGAGCGACGGCACCGTCTGGACGTGGGGCAATAACCAGTTCGGTCAGCTCGGCAACGGGACCAACGATCCCATCGGCCGGACTAATTCCCGGAGCCATACTCCCGCCGCTCAGGTGAATGCATTGAACAACGTCATCGCGGTCACGGCAGGGATGAACCACACGCTGGCCCTCATGGGCGACGGGACGGTCTGGGCGTGGGGAACTTACCTGGCCGGAAACCCGGCCGACAACCAGCCGACCGTTGAAAACGATCTCCCCGTTCAAGTAAGTGGACTGGCAAACGTTGCGGCAGTCGCTTCAGGATATAACCATGCCATCGCCATGATAAACACCCCCCCTCCTCCTCCGGCCCCAATGCTTTCTTATTCTGGTGAGACCGGGTATGGGACCGATGGCGTCAATCCCGACACCGGCACCGCGTCTACCGTGTTTACTTTCAAGACCGTCTATTCACACACGGGGAATCTGACGCCCACCTCGGTCAACGTCTGCATCGACGGCGCCTGTTCAGCGATGTCGCAGGACACCGCGGCCACGGACCCCGTGTTACGCAATGGCAATTTCACGGATGGCGAGCAGTACACGTTCACTACAACTCTCGCAGTCGGGTCGCACACCTACCACTTCGAAGCATCGGACGGAGCCATCGGGGGGAGACTTCCTGCAACGGGAGAACTCGCAGGACCCACCGTCATCGACTTTTCCATTATTACCCCTGCAGTTGCAGAGGGGGCGGAGGGTGCCCCGTACGGCCTTGCGTTGTCGGCCTCCGGTGGCACAGGGCCGTATACCTGGAGCGCGCCAGGATTTCTTGTCGGGTTTAGGATTGACGCGGCAACCGGGATTTTATCCAACCCCTCCCCGCTGGAAGGCATTTATACCTTCACCGTATTCGTCACCGACGCGAACGGACTGACAGCCATAACGAGCATTTTGATCACCATTAATGCGTTTATAACGCCGCCGCCGGAGCAGGCATTCAACATCATTGATCTCGGTACGCTCGGTGGGCAAGCGAGTGCTGTCACGGCCATGAACGGTTCGGGCCAGGTAGTCGGCTACTCCTACACCGCCACTGGCGCGACACACGCCTTTATTTACAGCAACGGGGTGATGACCGATCTTGGCACGCTTCCAGGAGGGACATACATCATACCTTCCGCCATCAACGATTCCGGCCAGGTGGTTGGGTATTCCATGACGGCCGCGGGCGTCGCGCACGCCTTCCTTTACAGCAACGGGGTGATGGCCGACCTTGGCACGTTCGGTGGAAGAGACAGCTTTGCCACCGCCATCAACAACTCCGGCCAGGTGACCGGATGGTCATTTACTGCCGATGGAAGCACGCATGCGTTCCTCTATAGCAGCAGCGTCGGAATGACGGACCTCGGCACACTTGGTGGACCGGATAGCACGGCTTACGCCATCAACAACTCCGGCCAGGTGGTGGGAGCGGCAAATAAAAGTACCGGTGGATTTCATGCCTTCCTCTATGGCACCAGCGGGATGACGGATCTCGGTACACTCGGAGGGGGGCTCTTTGGCCATAGCGAAGCCCACGCCATCAATGACCTGGGGCAGGTGATGGGACAGTCGACAGCGGCATCCAACCCCCAGCATGCCTTTTTTTATGACCGCGGAGTGATGAATGACATCGGCGCCGGGGGACTGTCGAGTTTTGCTGTTGCCATGAACAGTTCTGGCCAAGTGGTGGGTCGTGTCGATAAGGGAACCGGGGGCTATCATGCCTTTTTGTACAATCAAGGCGCGATGATTGACCTCGGAACGCTGGGGGGGGCACGGAGCTGGGCGATCGCTGTCAATGGCTCGGGCACGACGGTGGGTGCGTCAACGACAGCGAACGGACAGCGTGCATTCATCTATAGAAACGGTGTGATGAAGGCTATTTCGAGCACGTCCCCGGCCTGGCAGAGTTTGGATTCGGCAGTGACTGTCAATGACAATGGACAGATCGCAGGGAATGGCAGAATCAACGGGCAAGGCCATGCCTTCATGTTTGTGGCGGCCCCTCTACCCGGTCCGGACTTGTCCGTGCGGAAACTGTCCGGTAAGACCACGGCAGGCGTCGGGGAAACGGTGCACTACACCATTGAAGTGAGCAACGGAACCAATGCCGACGCCACATATGGGGAAATCATGATGACGGACACGTTGCCGGTGGGGCTGACGATTGATTCCACGACCCTGGGGAACCTGAGAGTCCCACTCCTGCCAGGAGAGCTCATGCCATTCTGCACGGTGTCGGTCTCTCCGCAGGTACTCACTTGCACATGGGCTTACAGTTCTGTCCAGAATCAACTGCCTCCTGGCGGAACGTGGACCCTCGAATACGATGCCGTCGTTGACACGTCGGTTCTGCCCACCGGACAGTCATCAGCTACACTGACCAACACCGCCACTGTGACCGCCTGCACCCCGACCTCCAGCCCCTGCACCGCCCTCGCGGAGCCCAATCTAGCCGACAACACGGCCACCGCCACCATCACCGTGAGCGCTCCGGACCTGGCCGTGCGAAAGCTGTCCGATAAGGCCACGGCAGGCGTTGGGGAAACGGTGCACTACACTATTGAAGTGAGCAACGGACCCACGAGCGGCACCGCGTCCGGAGTGTTCACTTTGACGGACACGTTGCCAGCGGGGCTGACAATCAATTCCGCGACCCCGGGGAACCCGAGGACTCCTCTCATTGCGGGAGAGCCCCTGCCCACTTGTACGGTGAGTGGCACACCGCAGGTACTCACGTGCACCTGGATCACCGCTTCAACTCTACAGCAAATGTTGCTCCCGGGTGGAAAGTGGACCGTTGAATACGATGCCGTCATCGATGCGGCCGCTCTGCCTGCCGGCCAGGCATCGGCTCCCCTGACCAACACCGCTACCGTGACCGCCTGCCCCCCGAACCCGCGGTGCGTCGCCTTCGCGGAGCCCAATCTATCCGACAACACGACCACCGCCACCATCACGGTCACAGCGGCGAATAACTTCTCGATCGCCATGAGCCCGCTCGTCGCATCGCTGACTCAGGGCGCGACGACCACCTTCACGATCACTACCGCTCTCACGAGTGGCGTTGCGGAGAATGTTAGCCTTGCCGTCTCAGGTTTTCCCCCCGGCGTGACGGGTTCGTTCAGCCCCGCCTCGGTCACGGCGGGCGGTAGCTCCACTCTCACCCTCGTCGTTAGCACGTTGACCACGGGTGGAACAGCCACCATCACAGTGACCGGCACGTCGGCGTCTTCGACGCACACCGCCACCGCCAGTCTCACGGTCTCAGCGCGAAATATCGCCACCGTCATTGGTCCGGCCGGGCCCATCACTATCACGTCTCCGCCCGGGACTTCACTGCATGCCGTAAGCGTCTCACCCGCCTTGGGACAACTTCCGCCCGGGGTACAGTTCCCCTATGGAATGATTGCCTTCTCAGTAGCTGGAGTGTCACCCGGCGGAACGATTACGGTCACGATCTCTCTGCCCGGCCCCGCCAATAGTTATTGGAAGATCTTAGGCCCGTCCGGGCAGTTTATGAGGGTCCAAAATGCGGTGTTCTCCGGAAACAATGTGATCCTGACTCTGACGGACGGCTTCGCTCCGTTCGATGCCGACCGCATCGCCAATGGAGAGATCGTTGATCCAGGTGCACCGGGAATCCAGAACTTGCCACCTACAGTCATTGCAGGGGCGAATCAAATAATCGATGCCACGGCACCCCCAGGCGCAAGCGTCAATTTCAGCGGCTCCGGCAGCGCTCCTGACGGAGGCACGCTCGCATTCTCCTGGAACGGATCGTGCGGGTCAGCATCCAACGGAGTGGCAACGCTCACCTGTCCCCTTGGCGTGAACAACATGACGCTTACCGTGAATGACGGACACGGTGGAGTAGCGAGCGCCGAGGTATCTATCATCGTGCTGGGGCCTCTCGGTATCAAGCAAAGTGTCCTCAGTGCCATCTCGGCGCTCCGCGCTACGGTCGCCGATAAAGAAGACAGACAGAAGCTCGACGAAGTCATCCGACGCTTGACGAAGTCACTCGATGGTGGCTATTGGAATGATCCAACCCACCTGAAGACGAAACTTGGGGAGAGGGTCTTCAATGAAGATAAGGAGAGCATCGACAAACTGGGTGAACTCATCAGAGATAAGAAAAGCAACATCCCTGATGCCGTTCTTCAGGTCTTCATCAACCGGTTGATCAACGCAAATCGGCTCCTGGCCTTGGTGGTGATTGCAGATGCTCAGCAGCAGCAGGAGGCTGATCCCGCGAGTCTTAATAAAGCGAATGAGGAGGTGCTGAAAGGAGACAAAGCGCTGGCGAAGGGCAACTACGATGATGCCATGGATCACTACCTCCATGCCTGGAAACAGGTGTTGTGGCGCCCGGGGCTCGGACGAGATTGA
- a CDS encoding sigma-70 family RNA polymerase sigma factor: MDRFEELYRRHVQAVFRFALSYVSRREIAEEITSEAFLALLRHLDGIDPAQLPGWLITVARNRALDYWRRRATEQKYVDGWEDPPPIEVSWTDAFIIDNPDLKPIHRLCLTLRYVEGMSRAEIAQSLGLSETQVKGHLQYGLQLLRKTMAEKERK, from the coding sequence ATGGACAGGTTCGAGGAATTATATCGCCGGCATGTCCAAGCGGTATTCCGCTTCGCGCTCAGTTATGTGAGCCGGCGGGAAATTGCGGAAGAGATCACGAGCGAGGCGTTCCTCGCGCTCCTGCGTCACCTCGATGGGATTGACCCGGCGCAGCTCCCGGGATGGTTAATAACCGTCGCTCGTAACCGGGCGCTCGACTACTGGAGGCGCAGGGCAACCGAGCAGAAGTACGTTGACGGGTGGGAGGATCCTCCGCCCATTGAAGTGAGTTGGACAGACGCATTCATAATAGACAATCCGGATTTGAAACCGATTCATCGGCTGTGCCTCACCTTGCGTTACGTGGAAGGCATGAGCCGGGCAGAGATAGCCCAATCCCTCGGGCTCTCGGAAACGCAGGTCAAGGGCCATTTGCAGTACGGGCTTCAATTGCTTCGGAAGACGATGGCAGAAAAGGAAAGAAAATGA
- a CDS encoding pseudouridine synthase: MIDGVSPCCQWLPPGPWKTILGFLEERHCRVEISTWLSRMARGQVVDESGHPLNSESPYRVGSCIYYYREIQSEKSIPFPETILYQDDHLLVVDKPHFVPVVPSGRFLHETLLVRLRKKGGLESLVPMHRIDREAAGVVLFSLNPATRGQYASLFQTRNVKKVYEALAGTLPSLSFPMTRRSRIAAGEPFFRMKEVEGEPNSETYIEVLEKMNDVTRYQMTPVTGRKHQIRLHLSGLGIPIVNDKLYPVMKPAEDDDFSSPLQLLAKSISFHDPLTGQERCYESMRALHCGEVT, translated from the coding sequence ATGATCGACGGGGTTAGCCCATGTTGCCAATGGCTTCCGCCAGGTCCCTGGAAAACTATTCTGGGTTTTCTGGAGGAACGGCACTGTCGCGTGGAAATCTCAACCTGGCTATCCCGGATGGCAAGGGGGCAGGTAGTGGATGAATCCGGGCATCCCCTGAATTCAGAAAGTCCTTATCGTGTTGGATCCTGTATTTATTACTACCGCGAGATTCAGTCGGAAAAAAGCATCCCCTTTCCTGAGACCATCCTTTATCAGGATGATCACCTTCTGGTCGTCGATAAACCCCATTTTGTGCCCGTGGTCCCCTCCGGACGATTTCTTCATGAGACGTTGCTCGTCCGCTTGAGGAAGAAAGGGGGGCTGGAATCCCTCGTTCCCATGCATCGCATCGACCGGGAGGCGGCCGGGGTTGTCCTTTTTTCTCTCAATCCAGCAACAAGAGGACAGTACGCGTCACTTTTTCAAACTCGGAACGTCAAGAAGGTGTACGAGGCTCTGGCGGGTACCCTTCCGTCGCTCAGCTTTCCTATGACGCGTCGCAGTCGAATCGCGGCGGGGGAACCATTCTTTCGCATGAAGGAAGTCGAGGGCGAACCAAACTCCGAGACTTACATTGAGGTGCTTGAGAAAATGAATGACGTGACTCGATATCAGATGACTCCCGTCACCGGCAGAAAACACCAGATCCGCCTGCATCTCTCGGGGTTAGGGATTCCGATCGTGAATGACAAACTCTATCCTGTCATGAAGCCCGCTGAGGATGATGATTTTTCCAGCCCACTTCAACTCTTGGCAAAATCGATTTCCTTTCACGATCCTTTGACCGGGCAAGAACGCTGCTATGAAAGCATGCGAGCACTTCATTGCGGCGAAGTGACATAA
- a CDS encoding porin family protein: MRRITWFFFLLSFVPATLAAQEVPKVEIFGGYSNFRIPTGINLSRIEDLPGVITITTDKASLNGWNLSVTGNINRWLGVEGDFGGYRGTVETQTGIIHLPPSISNGTRRVRIHSYMLGPRLSYRGDKRITPFAHALFGIVGMVLVETPPLVGGSRYPFGLALGGGFDINVARHMAIRAIQADYVRSRFGFTAENNLRLSFGAVIRF; the protein is encoded by the coding sequence ATGCGAAGAATAACATGGTTCTTTTTTCTATTATCATTCGTACCCGCAACTCTAGCGGCTCAAGAGGTGCCCAAGGTTGAAATTTTCGGAGGCTATTCAAACTTTCGGATACCGACCGGAATTAACCTGTCCCGAATCGAGGATCTGCCCGGTGTGATTACCATTACTACCGACAAGGCAAGCTTGAATGGATGGAATTTGTCGGTCACGGGGAATATCAACCGATGGCTTGGGGTGGAAGGTGATTTCGGCGGATATCGCGGCACCGTCGAAACACAGACGGGGATTATCCATCTCCCTCCCAGCATTTCGAATGGCACACGGAGGGTCAGAATTCACTCTTACATGCTAGGTCCCCGCTTGTCGTATCGTGGTGATAAGAGGATTACTCCATTCGCCCACGCCTTATTTGGCATTGTGGGCATGGTCCTCGTCGAGACGCCACCCTTGGTTGGGGGCTCCCGATACCCCTTTGGTCTGGCGCTTGGCGGAGGTTTTGATATCAACGTCGCCAGGCACATGGCCATTCGCGCCATTCAAGCCGACTACGTGAGGAGTCGTTTCGGTTTCACAGCCGAAAACAATCTCCGGCTGTCGTTTGGGGCTGTCATTCGTTTCTGA
- a CDS encoding CHAT domain-containing protein, whose protein sequence is MKKFLRTARLLGGVAVALSYLSALTPQIFAVGRSIENLQDVKAPSTLEEELNAADRLVAEGKGEAARKLYEAAAARAHNEKNGVLESRALASIGRLLSRATKYVEAQKYLIQALPLAEDAGDPAAVARVCNSLGIAARYMGKADEARTWYKKAAEAAGRAGDLRLQTDSLINLAGLMDWSDPDAERMIRDAIGVADKIGARDLEARAFHRWGDFLFTGGDFAAAMEKLERAAVLLGEFRDDEELARVYTSMGRLNRAHGRPAEAIPLYEKALHLQQEVSDKVGVIQSLNAIGVAYQSQDDHKRAREYFERAYELALKTDSPRIIDFMRANLAGNLIDLQEYARAAPLLEEVLRRGADSNLAYRHAQLSAAYEGMGHLTTARVEADKAVELASARVDYLPAAISQRAEVRELQGDLPGAMEDALEVIRVTEGIRERLVPLDFMKQGFSSYYQLGYSFLVGLYHRLGKPEKALEVAELARARAFLDLLATKEVRLKATDESKVAALRLVQKELKAQGIDPVEASSDLTNKSNPAKRAGEADSLLQQWKSASPELQSFVAGTPQTAAEIIATAAHLQSTIISYWAGKDALYIWVVKPDGHVSSRRVEVTERRLTELVNAASAVGSSNRQGSSPIVRRSAQIVSAVASKEDWRELYNLLILPLRQWLPSRGHRLTIIPHGPLMRLSFAALTDEKGRYLLEEYPLHYAPAAALLEFLAARRHEKDGVPHFLLVADPAFPPALKSEDRLSPLPGARAEVRGIAHLLPAEAVTMLLGPQANKQAVTDWMSRSSVIHFATHGVGQDYQPLDSYLALSGGNEVADARLSAREVYALDLHADLVVLSSCRSGGGKLTGEGIAALARAFFYAGAPSLIVSLWDVPDQPANRLLPGFYASWLHGRDKIDALRAAQLHLLGDLRAGRVKVRTPAGEFVLSEHPSLWAGFVLLGEP, encoded by the coding sequence ATGAAGAAGTTTTTGAGGACAGCTCGTCTCCTGGGGGGCGTCGCGGTTGCCCTATCTTATCTCTCTGCGTTGACGCCACAAATTTTTGCCGTCGGCCGTTCAATAGAAAATCTCCAAGACGTCAAGGCACCGAGTACCCTCGAAGAAGAATTGAACGCCGCTGACCGGCTGGTCGCCGAGGGAAAGGGCGAAGCAGCGCGCAAGCTTTATGAAGCGGCAGCCGCGCGCGCCCACAACGAGAAGAACGGCGTCCTTGAATCGCGTGCCCTGGCTTCCATCGGACGGCTGCTTTCCCGTGCAACCAAATACGTTGAAGCCCAGAAGTATCTCATCCAAGCCCTGCCGCTGGCCGAGGATGCCGGCGACCCTGCCGCCGTCGCGCGCGTGTGCAATTCGCTCGGGATCGCGGCCCGATACATGGGTAAAGCCGACGAGGCCCGGACCTGGTACAAGAAAGCAGCGGAAGCCGCCGGACGAGCCGGGGACCTCCGACTCCAAACCGACAGTCTGATCAACCTCGCTGGCTTGATGGATTGGTCTGACCCGGACGCCGAGAGAATGATCCGCGATGCCATAGGAGTCGCAGACAAAATAGGCGCCAGGGATCTCGAGGCGCGGGCCTTTCATCGATGGGGAGACTTTCTTTTCACAGGCGGCGATTTTGCTGCGGCGATGGAAAAACTGGAGCGCGCTGCTGTACTCTTAGGGGAATTCCGGGATGACGAAGAGCTGGCCAGGGTCTACACCAGTATGGGCCGATTGAACCGCGCGCACGGCCGGCCGGCCGAAGCGATCCCGCTCTATGAAAAAGCCCTCCATCTTCAACAAGAGGTGAGCGACAAGGTCGGCGTGATCCAGAGCTTGAACGCCATAGGAGTGGCTTACCAAAGTCAAGACGATCACAAACGGGCCCGTGAATACTTCGAAAGGGCTTACGAGCTGGCCCTCAAGACCGATTCTCCCCGCATCATCGATTTCATGCGCGCCAATCTGGCCGGAAATCTTATCGATCTCCAGGAATACGCGCGAGCTGCACCCCTCCTGGAGGAAGTGCTGCGCCGCGGTGCAGACTCTAATCTGGCGTACCGCCACGCTCAGCTGTCGGCAGCATACGAAGGGATGGGACACCTTACCACCGCACGTGTGGAAGCTGACAAAGCGGTGGAATTGGCGTCCGCCAGAGTGGATTACCTGCCGGCGGCCATATCTCAAAGGGCTGAGGTTCGAGAACTGCAGGGTGATCTCCCTGGCGCGATGGAGGATGCGCTGGAAGTCATCCGCGTGACCGAGGGGATCCGGGAGAGGCTTGTTCCTCTGGATTTCATGAAACAGGGGTTCAGTTCATATTACCAATTGGGCTACTCCTTCCTGGTAGGGCTATACCACCGCCTTGGAAAACCGGAGAAAGCGCTCGAGGTGGCTGAACTGGCCCGAGCGCGGGCCTTCCTGGATTTACTCGCCACCAAGGAAGTCCGCTTGAAGGCAACTGACGAATCCAAGGTCGCCGCCCTTCGCCTTGTCCAAAAGGAACTCAAGGCGCAAGGCATCGATCCGGTGGAAGCCTCCAGCGATTTAACTAACAAGTCCAACCCGGCGAAGCGGGCCGGCGAAGCAGATTCCCTGCTCCAACAATGGAAATCGGCGAGTCCGGAACTACAGAGCTTCGTTGCGGGAACCCCGCAGACAGCCGCTGAGATCATCGCCACGGCGGCCCATCTGCAGTCTACGATCATCAGTTATTGGGCGGGAAAGGATGCGCTTTACATCTGGGTGGTCAAGCCTGACGGCCATGTGTCGTCACGGCGGGTGGAGGTAACCGAGAGACGTCTGACCGAACTCGTCAATGCGGCCTCAGCGGTCGGATCTTCGAACCGGCAGGGTTCAAGCCCAATTGTGCGAAGATCTGCTCAGATAGTATCCGCTGTTGCTTCGAAGGAGGATTGGCGGGAGCTATATAATCTGCTCATTTTGCCCTTGAGACAGTGGCTCCCGTCCCGGGGACATCGCCTGACCATCATCCCGCACGGTCCTTTGATGCGACTCTCGTTCGCGGCTCTGACAGACGAGAAAGGCCGATATCTGTTGGAGGAATACCCGTTGCACTATGCCCCGGCCGCAGCGCTCTTGGAATTTTTGGCGGCGAGAAGGCACGAAAAGGACGGTGTCCCCCATTTCCTGCTGGTGGCCGATCCGGCGTTCCCTCCCGCCTTGAAGAGCGAAGACCGGCTGTCACCGTTGCCGGGCGCGCGCGCGGAGGTTCGGGGAATTGCCCACCTTTTGCCGGCGGAGGCGGTCACCATGCTCCTAGGCCCGCAAGCCAACAAACAGGCGGTCACAGATTGGATGAGCCGCTCCTCGGTGATACATTTCGCGACCCATGGCGTGGGACAGGATTACCAACCGCTGGACTCCTATCTCGCCTTGAGCGGTGGCAACGAGGTGGCCGATGCCCGCCTGTCGGCCAGGGAAGTCTATGCCCTTGACCTGCATGCCGACCTCGTGGTTCTCAGTTCCTGTCGATCCGGCGGTGGCAAGTTGACGGGAGAAGGTATCGCTGCTCTTGCGCGGGCTTTTTTTTATGCGGGGGCTCCCTCACTCATCGTTTCGCTGTGGGATGTGCCCGACCAGCCGGCCAACCGCCTACTCCCGGGATTCTATGCCTCCTGGCTGCATGGGAGGGACAAGATCGATGCCCTGCGCGCGGCGCAGCTTCACCTGCTCGGTGACCTGCGCGCCGGCCGCGTGAAAGTCAGGACGCCGGCCGGCGAATTTGTCCTCTCCGAGCATCCGTCCCTGTGGGCCGGTTTCGTCCTTCTGGGCGAACCGTGA